AAGTCCTGGCTGCGGGTCAGCCGGTTGACCGCGGGCAGCACGGTGCCGCGACGATCAGGCGGACAGCTGCTTGCGGCCCTTGCTGCGGCGCGCGGCCAGGATGGCGCGACCGGCACGGGTGCGCATGCGCAGCCGGAAGCCGTGGGTCTTGGCACGGCGGCGGTTGTTGGGCTGGAAGGTGCGCTTACCCTTGCTCACGGTCGGACTCCCGGTGCTTAACTGCCAAGCAGGTCTGTGGTCGTCCCCTGCCCATCTACAGGCGCGCGAAGCAGCGCTCCGGCCAGCGGGAGACGGTACGAGGGTACGCAGCCCGGGGGGCCCGGTTCAAATCGGGGTCGCACCCGGGTGCGGGACGCCGCCGAACCGGCACGTAAAACGCTTGCGGAGCGGTACGCCTTGTGGCAGCGGGCCGCACCTTGTTAGCGTGCTGCCTTCGCGGGGAGGGGCGGGCAGGCGCGGGACGCCACCGCACACCGCAGCACCGCTCGGAAAGCAACCGGGGGACCGGTGCGCTCCGACTCGCGTTCGTGCACAGTTGTGGATAACTCTGTGGATGCCTCTATTCTCCGTGTCCACGTCGTGGAAGTCCCCG
This portion of the Saccharothrix syringae genome encodes:
- the rpmH gene encoding 50S ribosomal protein L34, whose protein sequence is MSKGKRTFQPNNRRRAKTHGFRLRMRTRAGRAILAARRSKGRKQLSA